A genome region from Apus apus isolate bApuApu2 chromosome 2, bApuApu2.pri.cur, whole genome shotgun sequence includes the following:
- the XYLB gene encoding xylulose kinase isoform X4, with translation MAAPCYLGWDFSTQQLKVIAIDEQLRVIYEDNVHFDKDLPEFKTQGGVYMHSDRLTVTSPVLMWVKALDMILEKMKSSGFNFSQVRALSGAGQQHGSVYWKKGSLQILKNASSEMPLHESLKACFSVSNSPIWMDSSTASQCSALEKAVGGAQHLASMTGSRAYERFTGNQIAKIYSQNPEVYMQTERISLISSFAASLFLGAYAPIDYSDGSGMNLLQIWEKAWSVSCLDACAPGLEEKLGCPVPSHSVLGPISPYYCQRYGFSPDCKIVAFTGDNPASLAGMRLQEGDIAISLGTSDTLFLWIQEPTPALEGHILCNPVDSQTFMALLCFKNGSLMREKIRDDCASGSWDEFSKALSSTVAGNNGNLGFYFDVMEITPEAVGIHRFNRDNQKVSDFPKEVEIRALIEGQFMAKRIHAEKLGYKVMPRTRILATGGASHNEKILQLYPPLLKRYAELEQKVICNPAFSCLVK, from the exons ATGGCCGCTCCCTGCTACCTGGGCTGGGATTTCAGCACGCAGCAG CTGAAAGTCATTGCTATTGATGAACAGCTGAGAGTCATTTATGAAGATAATGTTCATTTTGATAAAGACCTTCCAGAATTTAA GACCCAAGGTGGAGTCTATATGCACAGTGACAGACTGACAGTCACTTCTCCTGTGCTGATGTGGGTCAAG GCTCTGGATATGATTTTGGAAAAGATGAAGTCTTCAGGCTTTAACTTCTCTCAAGTCAGAGCTTTGTCTGGTGCTGGCCAG CAACATGGGAGTGTCTACTGGAAAAAAGGAAGCCTCCAAATTTTAAAGAATGCATCATCTGAAATGCCTTTACATGAGTCACTCAAG GCTTGTTTTTCTGTCAGTAACAGCCCCATCTGGATGGATTCTAGCACAGCATCCCAGTGCAGTGCTCTGGAGAAGGCCGTGGGGGGAGCACAGCACCTAGCAAGCATGACAGGTTCCCGAGCCTATGAG CGTTTTACAGGAAACCAGATAGCCAAGATTTACAGCCAGAATCCTGAGGTCTACATGCAAACTGAG agaatCTCCTTGATTAGTAGTTTTGCAGCTTCCCTTTTCCTAGGAGCTTATGCACCCATTGATTACAGTGATG GTTCTGGGATGAACCTGCTGCAGATTTGGGAAAAGGCATGGTCAGTGTCCTGCCTTGATGCTTGCGCACCTGGATTAGAGGAGAAACTAGGATGCCCTGTACCATCCCATTCAGTCCTG GGGCCCATTTCTCCATATTATTGCCAGCGTTATGGGTTTAGCCCAGACTGTAAAATAGTAGCATTTACAGGAGACAACCCAG CATCATTGGCAGGGATGAGGCTTCAAGAAGGAGATATTGCA aTTAGCCTTGGCACAAGTGACACATTGTTCCTGTGGATCCAAGAACCAACTCCTGCCTTAGAAGGTCATATCCTCTGCAATCCTGTTGATTCTCAAACATTTATGGCTCTTTTATg TTTTAAGAACGGCTCTCTGATGAGAGAGAAGATCAGAGATGACTGTGCTTCAGGCTCCTGGGATGAATTTTCCAAAGCCTTATCATCTACTGTTGCTGGAAACAATGGAAACTTGG GTTTCTACTTTGATGTGATGGAAATTACTCCTGAAGCAGTTGGGATTCACAGATTCAACAGAGACAACCAAAAG GTTTCAGACTTTCCAAAGGAGGTGGAAATACGAGCATTGATCGAAGGGCAGTTCATGGCCAAGAGGATTCATGCTGAAAAGCTGGGGTATAAAGTCA